TGTTTTCCGATACCTGAGGAGGACCAGGGCCGTTAGGTTGTAGAATGGTGGGAGTAATTGAACAAGTAAGCCGGAGCCCTGTCCATAACCCTCCATGTTATTGTACTTGACCAGGTAAATGGGTATTTGGAGGGTGGTTAGTACTATGTTTGTGTAGTAAACGGTGCCATTAACGTTTATTATGGCTGCCGTGTAGTAATTACCCGCATTGGGCACGGAGACCTCGAATGGGGGTTCATCAGTCTCATCCACAAAGACTTGCATCACCCACCCAGCAGTCTTATTGTATGGTGTGCTTGCATTGTAAACATTCACCATGATCAAAACCCAACCAGGTGGGTATAGCGCATTGGTTAGGTTGGCTAGGGGTATCACGGGCTTTAGGTCCGTTAGGTTTGGCCCAGCCCATACATACCCATTGGCGACGCCAACAATGGCCACTGGTTGGTAATTGCTATTAACGAGGCCGAAGAACCCGGAACCCTGTTGTGCATTTATGGCCACCTGGAATGATAAGAACTGGTCACCCCTAACCACTAGGTTTGGGTTGACTATCAATTCTTGGTAACCACTAACACTTAGCGATGGCTCACCCCAGTAATTTGGGTAGGTGACTATCTGGGGCTGTGTGGGTGAACTTACCACGGGGATTAATCCATAGTAACTCAACGGCTCATTTACGAACTCAAAATTAGCAACATAGGCAAAGGCACCCACTAACGAGGCGGCGGGTGCCTTCCTAGGTAGTAAATCATGAACCCTCACCTGAGCGTTCCCATGAAACATGGGTGTTACCACGGCCATAACCACCATCAGAATTAGTGGCAACATACCTATTATGTAACGCCGGGTCACAATACCCAGTATTAACCACCCTTTATAAAAATTACCTAGTTCATGGATTATCACCATCTTAGTTCTTGATACATGACTAATGAGCCTTATTTTTATTTCTGTTATTGCTCGCCAAGTAGTATGCGTTCCTCAGCCATAACCTCCTCCTCGGAATCCGCCCTCAACCTCCTTAATTGCACCCCCTCTGGTGTGAAGAGCAGGAGCCTTAGTGATGCACCATCCTCACCGAACCTGGTTAGGTACCTTATTAAGACCTTATTAGCGATAACAATGCCTATGTACTGGGTCTTACCATTTATTGATATACTCTGGTGATAATGCCAAACCTCCTTCCTGGTCAGTATATTGAATTGCTTAACTATTGAGTCCCTATAATCATCCAGGACCAGGTTGTATATTGTTAAAACCCTCCAAATCCTCTTGATGGGGTTTATCTCACCGTAAATAACCACCACGGGCCTCTCGGTCTTCCTATCCTTAATCCTAGCCTGGTATATGGACGTGACCACGGGCTTTGAATCAAGCATTAATAAGTCCTTAAGCGGTTGCCTATACCTAATGACGGCTGCCATGAATGGCATGAGGAGCCTAAACCTAAACTCAGTCCCATTAGGTATCCTAATGCTATCAAAATTACAGTTATGACAGTGAATCCTGACAATGGCTGGTGTGGGGTCAACAATCCTCTTAATATAATCTGGGGATTCCTGGATTAAGTCCTTGCTTTCCTCACCGGGTTTATTATCTAAGGACATTATAATTTCCAGTTTTATGAATCTTATTAAATTTATGTTTCATAGTTATGACGGTCTCAATGGAAGAAATATTCATGTGTAGTTTATAATTATTGTTTGCATAATACCCTTGGTCATAGTTAAAGTGGGCAATAAAGTGCAATCTCAGCACTTAAATAAAGGGTTATAAATTAGTTACTATAAGTATGACCTGGGGTTAGTAATGATAACCCGCGTTGGGGTTTACGTAACCTCTGAATACTTATTACTATGGCCCAGGGTGATTGTTAGGGTTAGGGATCACGTGTTCACCGTGGTTAATTACGTAACCCCAAGACTACCCATCACCCTGAGTAGGCCCAGGCATTCGATGCTAAGTACCATGGCTGGTTAATTTACCCGAGAGTGAGTAAACAATAACGGGCTTGTTACCCCTCAAAATGGTCTGCTTCGTCACCAAGCCCTTACGCATGAGAAGGTTCAGTGCGTACCTAATGGTCCTGCCCGGGAGCATGGTCTTCTCGGAAATCTCCCTCTGGGTTAACTGTCCCTCGTACTCAAGCACCTTCATTATAAACTTGGCACTGGGTGGTAGGTCCATGTTAGCGATTAGGTTAATCTTCCTCTCATACCTACCAATGGTGCTTGATGCGCCGTTGAACCTAACGAGCCTCAGGGCATTACCCCTCATTATCCTCACCTCATCACCAGCATAGGCCCTAACACTACCATCAATAATAACCTCAACCCTGGACCTGGAGACCAAGTCCTTAATAACCACTGTACACTCATCGGGAATCACTATGGGCACCCTGGCCAGGTTGGTGCTATTCACAGGAACCACCTCGAAAACCCTGGCCTTGGCATGTATCAGGGGACCCCCTGCGGACATGGCGTATGCCGTGGAGCCCGTGGGTGTGGACACTATGATGCCATCAGCCACATCATGCCATATGTACTCATCATCAATGTAGAGGTTATACTCAAGGGTTGTGGCGCTCTTTGAGGGGAATATGGCCACCTCATTTATTGCGTGTGGTAATGACTTACCCTTAATCACGGCCATTAGCCTGGTTATCTCCTCAACCTCATAATCACCGCCCTTAATGGCATCAATGGCGCCCCTGAGGTTTGGTAGGTCCACTGAATTCAGGAACCCAGTGCCAAGTCCTATTGTGAGTATGGGCTTATCCACATCATTGAGCTTATGCAGGCTCGTTATTATGAACTTATCAGTGCCCGCAATGCCGATTACATCGTAATCCTGCACCTTGACCCCACCAACATCAGTCACAACATCAGCAACTCCAGAACCTAGCTCCCTCTTTAGCGAATCCGCAATGCTCGGCATTGAGATGATGAGTAACCTCATTTATGTAATGAACCATGGGTATCTTATTAAATTTTTGCTAGGGGTACAACGTAAAGTGGTAATTAATGATCAGAGTTAGGCATTTAATACGTGGATAATACGTAATAAGTGCCATGTTCCCAGCATACATAGTGGGGGTAATGGGCCTAGTCTTCATAGTCGTTGGGTGGGCAATGAGTATTGGGGACGTGCCACCCCTCAAATTAACACTGCCATACCTAGTGGGTAGTGCGCTCCTCACGGTATACTCAGTGCTGGATTGGAACATAATCTTCATAATACTCAATGGCCTGGCCACGGCCTTATCCGGCGTTAACATGGTACGTGGAATCACCAAATCGAGGACTAGGGATAGTGAGCCTAAGAGGCCATGCTCAACCTGACGTTAAAGGCATTGCATAGTAATTGAACTTCCCTAATGAGGTCACCCTCCGCTATGTAGGCACTTCCCCAATCAACCCCACGGTACACATCCACATCGAGGAGTAAAGTGCCCCTAGCAGTGCCCCTGCCAATGACCAGAAACACTGAATTATCAGGTTGGAGCGAGGCCACGGTGTAATTAACGCCAGGGCTAACCTTAACATCTAGCGTCAACTCAACGGCACCCCTCACACCCATTATCCTAAAGGCCCTAAAGCCAAGACTCATTAACGACTGGAGAAAGTCCTCCCTGATGTGCCTAGAAACCCCGAGCGCAATCCTCAACAAGCCCGGTATCAGGGGTTTCTCCGTGTAGATCGCGTCGGCCCTGGGCTTTACGGAGACCCTGATAACTCCAGCCCTGTTGCATGATCCATCGTAATCCGTTATGACAACAACATCCCCAGGCCTTAGGTCGCTGCATTGCGTGACCACCTTGTAATCATCCACCTTAGTTATTAACTTAATCAGGGCATCGTCTAGGGGCCCCACCACGTATATCAAGGCCCTCCACCCAGGAATCCCTTCTCCATCTCCTCAACATCCTTCAGAATCTCCCCAATGGTCTCCTTAAGAACCTCCAGGGCAGGCTTACCCCTGGTCTTAATCCTAAACCTAACATTCCGTGTAAGTGGGTGG
This is a stretch of genomic DNA from Vulcanisaeta thermophila. It encodes these proteins:
- a CDS encoding RpoL/Rpb11 RNA polymerase subunit family protein, translating into MIKISIVKAEENYIEAVVQGETYTLFAPLIDYLLRNPNVEYAMYDVDHPLTRNVRFRIKTRGKPALEVLKETIGEILKDVEEMEKGFLGGGP
- a CDS encoding winged helix-turn-helix transcriptional regulator; protein product: MRLLIISMPSIADSLKRELGSGVADVVTDVGGVKVQDYDVIGIAGTDKFIITSLHKLNDVDKPILTIGLGTGFLNSVDLPNLRGAIDAIKGGDYEVEEITRLMAVIKGKSLPHAINEVAIFPSKSATTLEYNLYIDDEYIWHDVADGIIVSTPTGSTAYAMSAGGPLIHAKARVFEVVPVNSTNLARVPIVIPDECTVVIKDLVSRSRVEVIIDGSVRAYAGDEVRIMRGNALRLVRFNGASSTIGRYERKINLIANMDLPPSAKFIMKVLEYEGQLTQREISEKTMLPGRTIRYALNLLMRKGLVTKQTILRGNKPVIVYSLSGKLTSHGT